One genomic segment of uncultured Desulfobacter sp. includes these proteins:
- a CDS encoding phosphoenolpyruvate carboxylase, whose amino-acid sequence MNTVFTHVKNALGKPYDDLHFLLNCLKEVLEENNQQTLVGLLPWLNSTVPSDPDLTSNKYIHMMSMCFQLLNLVEVNGAVQSRRHKEDEDMAQVNGLWANQFQYLKSKGITESQILKVLPKVVVEPVLTAHPTEAKRAVVLQEYRQLYLLLVKRENQMYTRFEQADIRQEIKQILHRLWHVGEIYIEKPRLESELNNVLHYLSNVFPSVVIILDKRLRQAWKESGFDPNALNNSDLLPVLSFGNWVGGDRDGHPLVTPEITKQTLEKFRIHAFYIIRNELKYLAQKLSIYHNISDVSNTFASRIKKLREEIGVNAEVELEEHAEEIFKAYVLILIQKIPIDLSREFNLELEDKPNSYIKSIELIHDLSLLSDELERCGIGEVAHVDVGWTKRILKIFGFYLAKLDIRQNSDYHEKALKQLVAASLGAEAAAQIEASQDARRAFLDQELKINRPFLVQHKSLDQEGRNVIGAFEVVSDHVQRYSSNAFGKLIVSMTRNTEDLLAVYLFMREVGLIVKKDDQLGAILPVVPLFETIEDLKVSPGILDDYLGHPIVKNSLQMQSRDNPNGELIQDVMIGYSDSNKDGGILASSWFLFEAQKELTKIGEKHGVKIRFFHGTGGSISRGAGPSHWFIKTLPHGSINGKFRITEQGETIERKYANRINAAYNLELMISSVTAQTVLHENTEGKREEVESLFQRLGDRGRHYYLQLISDPDFITFFSQATPIDVIESSKIGSRPTRRTGRRSMEDLRAIPWVFSWSQSRFNITSWYGVGSTLNELKHENPEEYKNLLNFVEYDPFVRYVMTNLDSSLASTDVRIMEKYASLVEEVEIRDRIMEMIKNELDLTRKMLADLLKRPINERRINHYYSTILRAEALNNLHDAQVELLQKWRQAKKAKSKEEDHYLFALLQCVNAIANALGATG is encoded by the coding sequence ATGAACACAGTTTTTACTCATGTCAAAAATGCATTGGGCAAACCCTATGACGATCTTCATTTTTTATTGAATTGTTTGAAAGAAGTGTTGGAGGAAAATAATCAGCAAACGCTGGTTGGTTTGCTTCCGTGGCTAAATTCGACGGTTCCGTCAGATCCGGACCTAACGAGCAATAAATACATCCATATGATGTCGATGTGTTTTCAGCTGTTAAATCTGGTTGAGGTGAATGGGGCCGTTCAAAGCCGTCGCCATAAGGAAGATGAGGATATGGCTCAAGTGAACGGACTGTGGGCGAATCAGTTTCAATATTTAAAGTCCAAGGGTATCACCGAGTCCCAAATTTTAAAAGTATTGCCTAAAGTGGTGGTCGAACCGGTATTGACTGCACATCCCACAGAAGCCAAACGCGCGGTGGTGTTGCAGGAATACCGCCAGTTATACCTGTTGCTGGTTAAGCGCGAGAACCAAATGTACACCCGATTTGAACAAGCAGACATACGGCAGGAGATCAAGCAGATTTTGCATCGCTTGTGGCATGTCGGAGAGATATATATTGAAAAGCCACGGTTGGAGTCGGAGTTGAACAATGTTCTGCACTATCTGAGCAATGTTTTTCCCAGTGTGGTTATTATTTTGGATAAGCGTTTGCGCCAAGCCTGGAAAGAATCAGGATTTGATCCGAATGCGCTTAATAACTCGGATTTACTTCCGGTGCTGTCGTTCGGAAACTGGGTTGGCGGAGACCGTGACGGACATCCTTTGGTGACACCGGAAATCACTAAACAAACGCTGGAAAAGTTTCGTATTCATGCGTTTTATATCATTAGAAATGAATTGAAATACTTGGCGCAAAAGCTGAGTATTTATCATAATATTTCGGACGTGAGCAATACTTTTGCTTCGCGGATTAAAAAACTTAGAGAAGAAATCGGTGTAAATGCCGAAGTTGAACTCGAAGAACATGCCGAGGAGATCTTTAAGGCTTATGTACTGATTTTGATTCAGAAAATTCCCATCGATTTGAGCCGGGAGTTCAATCTTGAATTAGAAGATAAGCCGAATAGTTACATCAAATCCATTGAGTTGATTCATGACTTGAGCTTGCTTTCCGACGAGTTGGAAAGATGCGGAATCGGTGAGGTGGCCCATGTTGATGTTGGGTGGACGAAGCGAATTTTGAAAATTTTCGGTTTTTATTTAGCAAAGTTGGATATCCGTCAAAACAGTGATTATCATGAGAAGGCATTAAAGCAGTTGGTTGCTGCATCGCTAGGGGCTGAAGCAGCCGCTCAGATTGAAGCGTCCCAGGATGCCAGGCGCGCTTTCCTGGATCAGGAATTAAAAATCAACCGTCCATTTTTGGTGCAGCATAAAAGCCTTGATCAGGAAGGACGAAATGTGATTGGGGCTTTTGAGGTCGTTAGTGATCATGTTCAACGCTACAGCTCTAATGCTTTTGGAAAGCTGATTGTCAGTATGACCCGGAATACGGAGGATCTGCTTGCAGTTTACCTGTTTATGCGCGAAGTTGGTTTAATTGTGAAAAAAGACGATCAACTCGGGGCGATTCTTCCTGTTGTACCGCTTTTTGAAACGATTGAAGACTTGAAGGTTAGTCCAGGTATTCTGGACGATTACCTGGGTCATCCAATTGTGAAAAACAGTTTGCAGATGCAATCGCGGGACAATCCCAATGGCGAATTGATTCAAGACGTGATGATCGGTTATTCCGACAGTAATAAGGACGGCGGCATCCTGGCCAGCTCCTGGTTTTTGTTTGAGGCACAGAAAGAATTGACAAAAATAGGCGAAAAACACGGTGTGAAAATTCGTTTTTTCCACGGTACCGGTGGCAGCATCAGTCGCGGTGCGGGACCAAGCCATTGGTTTATCAAAACATTGCCGCATGGATCAATCAATGGCAAGTTTCGTATTACAGAGCAAGGCGAGACGATTGAACGAAAATATGCCAACCGGATAAACGCTGCATATAATTTGGAATTGATGATTTCCAGTGTTACAGCACAAACCGTGTTGCACGAAAATACAGAAGGCAAGCGTGAAGAAGTTGAGAGTTTATTCCAGCGGTTAGGTGATCGGGGGCGTCATTATTATCTGCAGCTGATTTCCGATCCTGATTTTATCACGTTCTTTTCCCAGGCAACACCAATTGATGTGATTGAGTCCAGTAAGATTGGTTCTCGCCCGACACGTCGTACCGGGAGGCGTAGCATGGAAGACCTCCGGGCAATTCCCTGGGTGTTCAGTTGGTCGCAATCGCGCTTCAATATTACCAGTTGGTACGGTGTTGGTTCTACGTTGAATGAGTTGAAACACGAAAACCCGGAAGAATACAAAAATTTGCTTAATTTCGTTGAATACGATCCTTTTGTACGTTATGTGATGACAAATTTGGATAGCAGCCTGGCATCAACTGATGTGCGGATTATGGAGAAGTATGCTTCGCTGGTTGAAGAAGTGGAGATTCGCGACCGAATCATGGAGATGATTAAAAACGAGCTGGACTTAACGCGTAAGATGCTGGCCGATTTGTTGAAACGACCAATTAACGAACGACGCATTAATCATTATTACTCAACCATACTTAGAGCCGAAGCCCTCAATAATTTGCACGATGCGCAGGTTGAATTACTACAGAAATGGCGCCAAGCTAAAAAGGCGAAGTCCAAAGAAGAAGACCATTATCTGTTTGCCCTTTTGCAGTGTGTTAATGCAATCGCCAACGCGCTTGGTGCAACAGGTTGA
- a CDS encoding transporter substrate-binding domain-containing protein, translating into MKFNLGHFFTEYMLLPTLIMGLWFTIVGHCYAQHIADNAIGHIQLSSTEKAWLDRHPAVTIAGPRSFPPFHYYEKGKLEGLSAEYTTLIANNLGLKLRILENLAWPQVLKRVRQGDIDLIICIAKTADRETYLDFSVPYLTSPLVIVTRDNSPFIVGIEDLHGKTLAMVPKTLVPEWLSRDKIDFSPFYVQSPIKGLEAVSFSRADAAIENLATANYLIRQNGLANLKIAAPTPYDDYRLYMAVPKGHQELLRIVNKALAAISPQQKNDIRNHWLSVKYDYGVSHKNVFRYICLVLLFALGVIFVVLLRSHRLTKETQERIATEKALRKSEEKLRNILENSTNMYYAHTPDHEITYISPRCRQILQCEPEEAIKRWTEFVTDNPINLKGLEYTEKAIKTGQRQPPYELELKGNKGRKVIVEIREHPLVKNGRTVAIVGSATDITEHKKAEKDREALQRQLFQARKMESIGTLAGGIAHEFNNILGIILGNAQLVMLDLPEENPARSRINEIQTACLRAKKVVLELLSFSRQTKQGKQPLNPAKVVTDTVRLLRASIPSSIEILCQSDESIQTINANATQIQQVIINLCNNAVQAMEPGGGTLTIRLEMTGTHNFKMPELKEFFAGPAVRLTIEDTGTGIDPAIQDRIFDPYFTTKEVGKGSGMGLAIVHGIVHNHGGVISVKSEMGCGSVFTVLLPASPTPPVDEVSADTDSVSGEQKT; encoded by the coding sequence TTGAAATTTAACCTTGGGCATTTTTTTACAGAATACATGCTGCTGCCGACGCTCATCATGGGACTGTGGTTCACTATTGTTGGGCATTGCTATGCTCAACATATAGCGGATAATGCAATCGGCCATATCCAGTTAAGCTCGACTGAAAAAGCCTGGTTAGACAGGCACCCCGCTGTTACCATCGCAGGCCCCCGTTCTTTTCCGCCTTTTCACTATTATGAAAAAGGCAAATTAGAAGGCCTTTCCGCCGAATATACTACCCTTATAGCGAATAACTTAGGCCTTAAACTGCGTATCCTGGAAAACCTTGCCTGGCCCCAAGTATTGAAAAGGGTCCGACAGGGAGACATTGACCTGATTATCTGTATTGCAAAAACAGCTGACCGGGAAACCTATCTTGACTTTTCAGTTCCCTATTTAACGTCCCCCCTGGTTATTGTCACCCGTGACAACAGCCCATTTATAGTCGGCATTGAAGACCTTCATGGGAAAACCCTGGCCATGGTACCCAAAACCCTTGTACCGGAATGGCTTTCCAGGGACAAAATTGACTTTTCGCCCTTTTATGTGCAATCCCCTATAAAAGGGCTTGAAGCGGTCTCATTTTCACGGGCAGACGCCGCCATAGAGAACCTGGCAACAGCCAACTATTTGATTCGTCAAAACGGGCTGGCAAACCTTAAAATCGCAGCACCGACACCCTATGATGATTATCGGCTGTATATGGCCGTCCCCAAAGGGCACCAGGAACTTCTCAGAATTGTAAACAAAGCACTTGCGGCCATATCTCCCCAACAAAAAAATGATATTCGCAACCACTGGCTGTCCGTCAAATACGACTATGGCGTCAGCCACAAAAATGTGTTCCGATATATATGTTTGGTTCTTTTGTTCGCTCTTGGCGTTATTTTTGTTGTACTGCTCCGGAGTCACAGGCTTACAAAAGAGACCCAAGAAAGGATTGCCACGGAAAAAGCCCTGCGGAAAAGCGAAGAAAAACTTCGAAACATCCTGGAAAACAGCACCAACATGTATTATGCCCATACCCCTGACCATGAAATCACCTATATCAGCCCCCGGTGCAGACAGATCCTGCAGTGCGAACCCGAAGAGGCCATAAAACGATGGACTGAATTTGTCACGGACAATCCCATCAACCTTAAAGGACTTGAATATACTGAAAAGGCCATCAAAACCGGACAGCGCCAACCCCCGTATGAACTGGAACTGAAAGGAAATAAAGGGCGCAAAGTTATAGTGGAAATCCGTGAACATCCGCTTGTAAAAAATGGCAGAACCGTAGCCATTGTTGGTTCCGCAACCGACATTACAGAACATAAGAAAGCTGAAAAAGACAGGGAAGCCCTGCAACGCCAACTTTTTCAAGCCCGCAAAATGGAGTCCATCGGCACCCTGGCAGGCGGCATTGCCCACGAATTTAACAACATTTTGGGAATCATCCTGGGAAATGCCCAACTGGTAATGCTGGACCTGCCCGAAGAAAATCCTGCCCGGTCACGCATCAATGAAATTCAAACCGCCTGTCTCAGGGCCAAAAAAGTTGTCCTGGAACTGCTCAGTTTCAGTCGACAGACAAAACAGGGAAAACAGCCTTTAAATCCGGCAAAAGTGGTTACCGATACGGTTCGGCTTTTAAGGGCATCCATTCCCTCGTCCATTGAAATCCTGTGCCAAAGCGATGAGTCGATACAGACAATCAATGCCAATGCCACACAAATCCAGCAGGTCATTATCAACCTGTGCAACAATGCAGTCCAGGCTATGGAGCCCGGCGGCGGCACACTGACCATTCGCCTGGAAATGACGGGCACCCATAATTTTAAAATGCCCGAACTAAAGGAGTTCTTTGCAGGCCCGGCTGTCCGGCTAACCATTGAAGACACAGGCACAGGAATTGATCCGGCCATACAGGACAGAATTTTTGATCCTTACTTCACTACCAAGGAGGTCGGCAAGGGATCGGGCATGGGACTGGCCATTGTTCATGGTATTGTTCACAACCATGGCGGCGTCATATCCGTTAAAAGTGAAATGGGGTGCGGTTCTGTGTTCACTGTCCTGTTACCGGCAAGCCCCACTCCCCCGGTAGACGAGGTATCCGCTGATACCGATTCCGTATCAGGAGAACAGAAAACATAA
- a CDS encoding ABC transporter substrate-binding protein, translating to MIFSSSAFCKRETVIKIGINAPLTGDIPKVGEGSKYAAQMWLSDIEKAGGIEVGGQKYKVELVIEDNESKAESAVKANTKMISQDDVLAIVGPQSSKQAVPAGEVANKYKTVMISPWSTNPDTTMNRPFVFRGCFLDPFQGPVVANFITDEFSFTKAAVLYDVASDYPKGLAEVFKEAWEKKHGPGSVVAFESFTTKDTDFSSQLTKIIQSGAQVLFTPQYYNEVPLIVKQAQELGWKGPIVGSDSWGSAETVELCGEACYGQFFSSHYAAAGAKGATKEFIDRYNEKYGYIPDDVAALTWDALRLAQQAIQDAGKLTGRIEKDRLAVRDALAKIKNFAGITGNMTFTEEGDPVKCAVIVKINDKGEYEFYKSVCP from the coding sequence ATGATTTTTTCTTCATCGGCGTTCTGCAAAAGAGAGACCGTCATTAAAATCGGTATCAATGCACCTTTGACCGGCGACATTCCAAAAGTTGGGGAAGGAAGTAAATATGCCGCGCAAATGTGGCTGTCAGACATTGAAAAGGCGGGCGGCATTGAAGTAGGCGGCCAGAAGTACAAGGTCGAACTGGTTATTGAAGACAATGAATCCAAAGCAGAATCTGCGGTAAAAGCCAACACTAAAATGATCAGCCAGGATGATGTGCTGGCCATTGTCGGTCCGCAGTCTTCCAAACAGGCGGTACCGGCCGGTGAAGTGGCAAACAAATACAAAACCGTTATGATCAGCCCCTGGTCCACCAACCCGGACACCACCATGAACCGTCCCTTTGTATTCCGCGGCTGCTTCCTTGATCCTTTCCAGGGTCCTGTTGTGGCAAACTTCATCACAGATGAGTTCAGCTTCACCAAGGCTGCGGTGCTTTATGACGTCGCTTCTGACTATCCCAAGGGTCTTGCCGAGGTATTCAAAGAAGCATGGGAAAAGAAACATGGGCCAGGCTCCGTTGTTGCCTTTGAAAGTTTTACCACAAAAGACACGGACTTTTCTTCCCAGTTGACCAAAATTATTCAGTCCGGTGCCCAGGTGCTTTTTACCCCCCAGTACTATAATGAAGTGCCCCTGATTGTTAAACAAGCCCAAGAGCTTGGATGGAAAGGACCCATTGTGGGTTCCGACTCCTGGGGATCTGCCGAGACCGTTGAGCTGTGCGGTGAAGCCTGCTACGGTCAGTTTTTCTCTTCCCATTATGCAGCTGCTGGTGCTAAGGGCGCAACCAAGGAATTCATTGACCGCTACAATGAAAAATACGGTTACATCCCCGATGATGTGGCTGCGCTGACCTGGGATGCCCTTCGTTTGGCCCAGCAGGCGATTCAGGATGCCGGAAAATTGACCGGCAGAATTGAGAAAGATCGCCTGGCTGTTCGGGATGCCCTGGCAAAAATTAAAAATTTTGCAGGTATCACCGGTAACATGACCTTCACCGAAGAGGGTGACCCGGTCAAATGTGCTGTTATTGTAAAAATAAACGATAAGGGTGAATACGAGTTCTACAAATCCGTATGCCCATAA
- a CDS encoding branched-chain amino acid ABC transporter permease, producing MESFTDLIPYFIQNVINALQRGSFYAVISIGYSMVYGVLMLFNFAHGDIFMLGTYIGFAVATLFLALFSGFLPGPVIFLATIVVTMFLASWIGVFVEVAGYRPLRQAPRASAAITGLMIGIIFETGILILLGAKRLSFPPLIESVSYNIGGVYFTNIKVMIIIISLLLMLALHTFIQKTKWGMAMRAMSYDFLAVPLMGVSINIIAPLTFAIGAGLAAVAGILYGQAYPILDPYMGVLIGWKAFVAAILGGRGSIKGAALAGYLLGFIEIFVATIFPSTLRDLIAYSIILLILTFRPRGFFGMEHSTKLRL from the coding sequence ATGGAATCCTTCACTGATCTGATACCGTATTTTATTCAGAACGTTATCAATGCACTCCAGCGAGGAAGTTTTTACGCTGTTATCTCCATTGGGTACTCTATGGTCTACGGCGTTTTGATGCTTTTTAACTTTGCCCATGGTGATATTTTCATGCTGGGCACCTATATCGGTTTTGCTGTTGCAACGCTTTTTTTAGCGTTATTTTCCGGCTTTTTACCGGGGCCTGTTATTTTTCTGGCCACCATTGTGGTGACCATGTTTTTAGCCTCCTGGATCGGGGTGTTTGTGGAAGTGGCAGGCTACCGGCCTTTACGCCAGGCGCCCCGGGCCTCTGCGGCCATTACGGGCCTTATGATCGGCATTATTTTTGAAACCGGTATTTTGATTCTTCTGGGTGCCAAGCGCTTAAGCTTTCCCCCACTCATTGAATCAGTCTCCTATAATATCGGCGGGGTCTATTTTACCAATATCAAGGTGATGATTATCATCATCAGCTTGTTGCTCATGCTGGCGTTGCACACCTTTATCCAGAAAACCAAATGGGGGATGGCCATGCGCGCCATGTCCTATGATTTTCTTGCCGTACCTCTCATGGGGGTCTCTATCAACATTATAGCGCCGCTAACTTTTGCCATTGGTGCGGGGTTGGCTGCGGTAGCCGGGATTCTATACGGTCAGGCATATCCCATCCTGGACCCTTACATGGGGGTTTTGATTGGCTGGAAAGCCTTTGTTGCAGCAATTCTTGGCGGCCGCGGTTCCATTAAGGGTGCCGCCTTAGCCGGTTATCTTTTAGGGTTTATTGAAATCTTTGTCGCCACCATATTTCCGTCCACCCTGAGGGATCTCATTGCCTATTCAATTATCCTTTTGATACTGACCTTCAGGCCAAGGGGGTTTTTCGGCATGGAGCATAGCACCAAACTAAGGCTGTAA
- a CDS encoding branched-chain amino acid ABC transporter permease: MKIVKLIKNFLWNIPMAGWLLGLLAAVLIEYFWGYDYISYYLGLPKIPVLFGAILMLKDPVMIPGVLAYDLVVYVLPICIVGKASAFFTNPLASAMEKLPLWISVLIHLCCFYGILSLWSGINDYRVLVVKLTLISIILTISINVINGYQGEFSCSHPGFMAVGAYVSSVITLFLFANDKIFGAAVLPPFLGPWLFPLALIIGGIAAAIASLLVAIPSFRTRGDYLAIISLAFMFIVKSAVENINVIGGARGMGGQPDLAPLHVIFIWTMLCIWVIHNFVTSIMGKALNAVRDDEAASESMTVKTRKTKMTAFMFGAFWAGVAGGLFAHVLTYINPGMFSINRLAEILAMVYFGGLNSIVGSIVGAVSINILGEALRPLELFKWIIIPLILIFVMIFRPYGLISFREINAGKLLAARKNK, translated from the coding sequence ATGAAGATTGTAAAATTAATAAAAAATTTCCTTTGGAACATACCCATGGCAGGCTGGCTTTTAGGACTGCTGGCTGCTGTGTTGATCGAGTATTTTTGGGGATACGACTATATTTCCTACTACCTGGGTCTGCCCAAAATTCCGGTGTTGTTCGGTGCCATCTTAATGCTCAAAGATCCGGTAATGATTCCCGGGGTCCTGGCCTATGATCTGGTTGTCTATGTCCTGCCGATTTGCATTGTAGGAAAAGCCTCGGCTTTTTTTACCAACCCGCTGGCAAGTGCCATGGAAAAGCTGCCGTTATGGATCTCCGTGCTGATTCATTTGTGTTGTTTTTACGGCATCTTGTCCCTTTGGTCCGGGATCAATGACTATCGTGTGCTTGTGGTGAAATTGACGCTGATATCCATTATTTTGACCATCAGCATTAATGTCATCAACGGCTACCAGGGTGAGTTCTCCTGTTCCCATCCAGGATTTATGGCGGTGGGTGCCTATGTCTCGTCCGTTATTACCCTGTTTTTATTTGCCAATGACAAGATTTTCGGGGCTGCCGTGCTGCCGCCTTTCCTGGGGCCGTGGCTTTTTCCCCTTGCTTTGATCATAGGCGGGATTGCCGCTGCCATTGCATCTCTTTTAGTGGCCATACCCTCCTTCAGGACCCGGGGGGATTACCTGGCCATTATTTCTTTGGCCTTCATGTTCATCGTCAAAAGCGCGGTGGAAAATATCAATGTCATCGGTGGTGCCCGGGGCATGGGCGGACAGCCAGATCTTGCGCCGCTTCATGTGATCTTTATCTGGACCATGCTGTGCATCTGGGTGATTCATAATTTTGTCACCTCCATCATGGGAAAGGCCCTTAATGCCGTGCGTGATGATGAAGCTGCTTCTGAATCCATGACCGTAAAAACCCGGAAAACCAAGATGACGGCCTTTATGTTCGGTGCATTCTGGGCAGGTGTGGCCGGCGGTCTTTTTGCCCATGTGCTGACCTATATAAATCCGGGCATGTTCAGCATCAACCGGCTGGCGGAAATTCTTGCCATGGTCTATTTCGGCGGCCTTAATTCCATTGTTGGCTCCATTGTGGGTGCTGTTTCCATCAATATTTTGGGCGAAGCCCTGCGGCCTTTGGAACTGTTCAAGTGGATCATTATTCCACTGATACTGATTTTTGTCATGATCTTCAGGCCATACGGCTTGATCTCTTTTAGGGAAATCAACGCCGGAAAACTTCTTGCAGCAAGAAAGAATAAATAA
- a CDS encoding ABC transporter ATP-binding protein codes for MTPLLHVNKMTHYFGGLRAVHNYNLSVGPNQIVGLIGPNGAGKTTVFNLITGVYTPTEGRITLENESIVGLETNEIAAKGLGRTFQNLALWRHMNVLDHIKMAHYSQLSYSLFDSFFNTGKCRRQEAKAEENSYRLLELFDIKEHADQLVTSLPYGAQRRVEMARAMATNPKVLFLDEPTAGMTPDELIQMIKIIKQVHQDFGVAIFLIEHRMKFVMELCQHIQTLVFGEVIAEGPPEEIQNNPQVIEAYLGKEDLT; via the coding sequence ATGACGCCTTTACTCCATGTAAATAAAATGACCCACTATTTCGGTGGGTTGCGGGCGGTTCACAACTATAATCTTTCGGTTGGGCCAAACCAGATTGTGGGATTGATTGGCCCTAACGGGGCCGGTAAAACAACCGTTTTTAACCTGATCACAGGGGTTTATACCCCCACCGAAGGACGTATTACACTTGAAAATGAAAGCATTGTCGGCTTGGAAACCAATGAGATCGCAGCCAAGGGACTTGGCAGGACATTTCAGAATCTGGCCCTGTGGCGGCACATGAATGTGCTGGACCATATCAAAATGGCCCATTATTCCCAGCTCTCCTACAGTCTTTTTGACTCGTTTTTTAATACCGGCAAATGCCGAAGACAGGAAGCCAAAGCCGAAGAGAATTCCTACCGGCTTCTTGAACTTTTTGACATTAAGGAACACGCCGACCAGCTGGTCACAAGCCTTCCTTACGGGGCCCAGCGGCGGGTGGAGATGGCCCGGGCCATGGCCACAAATCCCAAGGTGCTTTTCCTGGATGAGCCCACCGCAGGCATGACCCCTGATGAGCTGATCCAGATGATTAAAATTATCAAGCAGGTACACCAGGATTTCGGAGTGGCCATTTTTCTGATTGAACACCGTATGAAATTTGTGATGGAGCTTTGCCAGCATATCCAGACTCTGGTGTTTGGCGAAGTGATCGCCGAAGGACCTCCCGAAGAGATCCAGAATAACCCCCAAGTGATTGAAGCCTATCTGGGCAAGGAGGATTTGACCTGA
- a CDS encoding ABC transporter ATP-binding protein, whose translation MQLNVKNLKVSYGNIKALHGLDFSIDTGEIVTIIGANGAGKSTTLRAISRMVPSEPGSIIEFEGEDVLSYNTDKVVSHLGISHVPEGRRIFGNLTVTENLTLACFARKDTEQIAKDKKWVFDLFPRLEERKNQFAGTMSGGEQQMLAVGRGYMSGRKIMILDEPSMGLAPLLMLEMFDALKEINKYGTTILLVEQNARLALKFAQRGYVIEHGKLVLEGPADKLIDDPEVKKAYLGA comes from the coding sequence ATGCAGCTGAATGTTAAAAATCTTAAGGTGTCCTACGGCAATATTAAGGCGCTTCACGGGCTGGACTTCAGCATTGACACCGGTGAAATCGTTACCATTATCGGGGCGAACGGTGCGGGCAAAAGTACCACCCTCCGAGCCATTTCCCGGATGGTGCCCAGTGAGCCGGGCTCCATTATTGAATTTGAGGGTGAGGATGTATTGTCCTATAACACCGACAAGGTGGTCAGCCACCTTGGTATTTCCCATGTGCCCGAAGGCCGAAGGATATTCGGCAATCTCACGGTAACGGAAAATTTAACCCTGGCCTGTTTTGCCAGAAAAGATACCGAGCAGATTGCAAAGGACAAAAAGTGGGTGTTTGATCTTTTCCCCCGCCTTGAAGAGCGGAAAAATCAGTTCGCCGGTACCATGTCCGGCGGGGAGCAGCAGATGCTTGCCGTGGGCAGGGGATATATGAGCGGCAGAAAAATCATGATTCTGGATGAACCCTCCATGGGTCTTGCGCCTTTGCTCATGCTTGAAATGTTTGATGCTTTAAAAGAGATAAATAAGTACGGCACCACCATCCTGCTGGTGGAGCAGAATGCCCGGTTGGCCCTTAAGTTTGCCCAGAGAGGGTATGTGATTGAACATGGCAAACTTGTGCTTGAAGGCCCGGCCGATAAGCTGATTGACGATCCTGAGGTTAAAAAAGCGTACCTGGGCGCGTAA